CCAGGGAGTATTTTCTCCACGTGCTGGACAAGCTAATGTGGGAAGGCGGGAAGGTAAATGATGGTGGGAAGGTATGAAGGTGGGAAGGGAAGAGATCGTGGGAAGGTAAAGAATGTGGACGAATTATCTTTGCAGTGGCCACATCCGTGTACCGTGTGACGGATCAGTTTCCCAGGGCTGAAGTCTATGGCTTGGCATCAAGGCAGAACCAAGAACGAAAGCGAGAACTTGAGATCGCAAATTGCGACCTCAAGTTGGGGAAAGGACTGACGACATGAGCGATATTATACCAATAGAGAACATCACCAGCATGATCCATCATGTCCGTGGCCAGAGGGTCATGTTGGATCGTGATTTAGCTGAACTTTATGGGGTGGAAACCAAAGTGTTGAAACAAGCTGTTCGCAGGAATATCAAACGTTTCCCTGGCGACTTTTTGTTTGAGTTGACCCTTGATGAGAATAAATCTTTAAGGTCACAATTTGTGACCTTAAAACGAGGCGGTCACTCAAAATATCCACCAATGGCCTTTACCGAACAGGGAGTGGCCATGTTGTCCTCTGTTTTGAACAGTGAACGAGCCATTCAGGTCAATATCCAGATCATGCGGGCGTTCACCCGAATCAGGCAGCTCATCCTCGACAGCGCCGACCTGCGCCGGGAGATCGAGGATTTGCGGCAGGAGACCGACGGGAAGTTCCGGATCGTCTTTCAGACCCTGGAACAGCTTCTGGCTGAAGAAGCCCGGCCGAAAAAGAAGATCGGGTTCACGGCCAAGGAGAAATTGCCCGGCTATGGGGTGAAGCGTGATGATGGGGCATAGGAATTCCAAAACTGCGCCGCACGGTGCTTTTGCCTCAGAATCCGATCAAGTGCTGATCCTCGAGCCCGGGCGTACGGAAAAAAACTACTGGATGGACCTGTGGCGGTACCGGGAGTTGTTCCTGATCCTGGCCTGGCGGGATATTGCCGTGCGCTACAAGCAGACCATTATCGGGATTCTCTGGGCGGTTCTCAGGCCTTTTCTGACGATGGTCGTCTTCACCGTCATTTTCAGCAGGATAGCAAACCTACCCAGCGACGGCAGCGCGCCGTACGCCCTGATGGTCTTTGCGGCCATGCTGCCCTGGACCCTTTTCGCAAGCTCGCTGTCGGAGTCGTCCAACAGCCTGATTGACAACACCAACCTGATCAGCAAAGTCTACTTTCCACGAATGATCATGCCCGCGGCGTCCCTGGTTACGGCGCTCGTCGATTTCCTGATCAGTTTCAGCATCCTGATACTGATCATGATCTCTTACCAGTTCATGCCAGGCTGGAACATCCTCTTCCTGCCTTTTTTCATCATCATGGCATTGCTCGCAAGCCTGGGGCCCAGGCCTCTGGATTACGGCCCTTAATGTCAAATACCGCGACTTTCGCTATGTCATCCCGTTTGTCGTGCAGTTCGGCCTGTATGTTTCGCCGGTCGGTTTCAGCAGCAAGGTCATTCCGGAACAATGGCGGCTGCTCTACAGCCTCAAC
This Desulfonatronum thioautotrophicum DNA region includes the following protein-coding sequences:
- a CDS encoding ORF6N domain-containing protein, encoding MIHHVRGQRVMLDRDLAELYGVETKVLKQAVRRNIKRFPGDFLFELTLDENKSLRSQFVTLKRGGHSKYPPMAFTEQGVAMLSSVLNSERAIQVNIQIMRAFTRIRQLILDSADLRREIEDLRQETDGKFRIVFQTLEQLLAEEARPKKKIGFTAKEKLPGYGVKRDDGA
- a CDS encoding ABC transporter permease translates to MLILEPGRTEKNYWMDLWRYRELFLILAWRDIAVRYKQTIIGILWAVLRPFLTMVVFTVIFSRIANLPSDGSAPYALMVFAAMLPWTLFASSLSESSNSLIDNTNLISKVYFPRMIMPAASLVTALVDFLISFSILILIMISYQFMPGWNILFLPFFIIMALLASLGPRPLDYGP